A stretch of the Streptomyces venezuelae genome encodes the following:
- a CDS encoding LCP family protein, with protein MNDRQEPQFIGYDQYGQPVYAQVPADPQSYGQYPQAYGQQQQAYGYDAYGQPQQQYYGYEPQQPPQPQQPQQQWIPQQAPAPGPETAAPEPAAGPAPESAPEPAPVPEQRRTPDYRTEQFSFLDQPDEDSEDVIDWLKFTESRTERREEARRRGRNRVVALIVVLALFVAAGLGYLWYTDRLPFLDGPEKGKAAAAQTGPQKRDVIVVHLHNTKKGGTATALLVDNVTAKKGATVLLPNALSVPKDDGTSVNLGTSVAEDGLGGTREALDAMLGTKIGGTWRLDTPYLENLVQAVGGIEVDTDTAVPADDAAKTPAVGQGQKQSLNGAMAVAYATHRAQGEPEAKQLERFGRVLLATLRKMPGDGKAAVLTIESLGQILDPSLTEQALGGSLAKLAEHAKTGAYRTDVLQLKPDGTLTDEAGRSVVKEVLGGTLTASQGSSATPRVGLRNATGNDKAPLAAKAALVNGGYTFVDGGKAGQPQTATQITYADEAQRPKAVEVAKTLGLPETVVKKAGAEGGAVNADVVVTLGKDFKAP; from the coding sequence GTGAACGATCGACAGGAACCGCAGTTCATCGGCTACGACCAGTACGGGCAGCCGGTGTACGCGCAGGTGCCCGCGGACCCGCAGTCGTACGGACAGTACCCGCAGGCGTACGGGCAGCAACAGCAGGCGTACGGCTACGACGCGTACGGACAGCCCCAGCAGCAGTACTACGGGTACGAGCCTCAGCAGCCGCCGCAGCCCCAGCAGCCCCAGCAGCAGTGGATCCCGCAGCAGGCCCCGGCCCCCGGGCCGGAGACCGCAGCCCCCGAGCCGGCCGCCGGCCCCGCCCCGGAATCCGCCCCCGAACCCGCCCCGGTGCCGGAGCAGCGCCGGACCCCCGACTACCGCACCGAGCAGTTCTCCTTCCTCGACCAGCCCGACGAGGATTCCGAGGACGTCATCGACTGGCTCAAGTTCACCGAGAGCCGCACCGAGCGTCGCGAGGAGGCCCGCCGGCGCGGCCGGAACCGGGTCGTGGCCCTGATCGTCGTCCTCGCCCTCTTCGTCGCCGCCGGCCTCGGCTACCTCTGGTACACGGACCGGCTGCCCTTCCTCGACGGCCCGGAGAAGGGCAAGGCAGCCGCCGCCCAGACCGGCCCGCAGAAACGCGACGTGATCGTCGTCCACCTGCACAACACCAAGAAGGGCGGTACCGCCACCGCCCTGCTGGTGGACAACGTCACCGCCAAGAAGGGCGCCACGGTCCTGCTCCCGAACGCGCTGTCCGTCCCCAAGGACGACGGCACCTCGGTGAACCTCGGCACCTCCGTCGCCGAGGACGGCCTGGGAGGCACCCGCGAGGCCCTGGACGCCATGCTGGGCACGAAGATCGGCGGCACCTGGCGGCTGGACACCCCGTACCTGGAGAACCTCGTCCAGGCGGTCGGCGGCATCGAGGTCGACACCGACACCGCCGTCCCCGCCGACGACGCCGCCAAGACCCCGGCCGTCGGCCAGGGCCAGAAGCAGAGCCTCAACGGCGCGATGGCGGTCGCGTACGCCACCCACCGCGCCCAGGGCGAGCCGGAGGCCAAGCAGCTGGAGCGGTTCGGCCGGGTCCTCCTCGCCACCCTGCGCAAAATGCCGGGCGACGGGAAGGCGGCCGTCCTCACCATCGAATCCCTCGGCCAGATCCTGGACCCCTCGCTCACCGAGCAGGCCCTCGGCGGCTCGCTGGCCAAACTCGCCGAACACGCCAAGACCGGCGCCTACCGCACCGACGTCCTCCAGCTGAAGCCCGACGGCACCCTCACCGACGAGGCCGGCCGGTCCGTCGTCAAGGAGGTCCTAGGCGGCACCCTGACCGCCTCCCAGGGCTCCTCCGCGACCCCGCGGGTCGGCCTGCGCAACGCCACCGGCAACGACAAGGCCCCGCTCGCCGCCAAGGCGGCGCTGGTCAACGGCGGCTACACGTTCGTCGACGGCGGCAAGGCCGGACAGCCCCAGACCGCCACGCAGATCACCTACGCGGACGAGGCACAGCGCCCCAAGGCCGTCGAGGTCGCCAAGACCCTCGGCCTGCCGGAGACGGTGGTCAAGAAGGCAGGGGCGGAGGGCGGCGCGGTCAACGCGGACGTCGTGGTGACCCTGGGCAAGGACTTCAAGGCCCCCTGA
- a CDS encoding bifunctional glycosyltransferase family 2 protein/CDP-glycerol:glycerophosphate glycerophosphotransferase, whose amino-acid sequence MHVPDVSVVVIVYNDAERLPTAVQSVLDQTLHGVEVVIVDDCSKDRSYEVAQSLEAAHPGRVRAFRLPENSGGCGAPRNHGIRQATGTYVMFLDSDDVLERNACRNMLDAAERTGSDLVSGMCVRVHLDNRWGKTTEWYPWIYARTRTLESITEYPDLLVYDTLSTNKCYRRAFLLEQGLEFPVGIHYEDLLFSAQAYVAARRITLIPNHVYFWNVVENTAAKSISNRRHEIANFVHRMEIHRRVDELLAAHGHDEIKSAKDAKFLKHDLVLHLRDLHLVDDDYRQEFARLANGYLAGIDPAAYDQVNHLQAICAYLLGKEDWENLVPAAESMTNKGRLTSPLAERDGRIYWCAQHIDDPSDTEARRILDVTEQGFHTAPLGSLALGNRLTSYQDDGRGTVTLSGAMVNPLRRIAEDAPLKADLEFRARRQIGVKSFSFPVETIRHAGDTIEWTVRADIGKTVRPLGIIDAVWDVRLKLTAGGDRVSTRVAVGGVDLEEAAALRVRPRLTRLVSDRFEPEITKKGNLSYVLTAEGAAAVRTQALINNAMHGKAAGVVKRSLKKALKTKRNIGSGEQKVKAYHEVFSKLPIKKGLVVFESHMGKQYSDSPKAIYEEMVRQGVDFQAVWAYAGAKPTGFPKEATLVKRWSWQYLRALAQAEFWIDNQGFPLALAKRPGTTYIQTWHGSALKRMGFHEPRTKALGQDGQAKFQKAVDRFDHFLIRSEHDRRTLAKGFRLREEVLLPTGYPRNDALVAAYREEADSGERVRGPLAAELGIAPEKKVLLYAPTFRAAVDGSVEGFEFPFDVEEFAERLGDRFTLLVRTHYLNSVSLPPSVAGRVIDVSKHHDITPLLALADGLITDYSSVMFDYAVLDRPMLFFAYDYEAYAGDIRGTYFDLKEKAPGPVVATADELLQAIAVFEEADAKYAEARQRFLAEFGEHDRGTAAAQIVEKFFQGSGK is encoded by the coding sequence GTGCACGTGCCTGACGTCTCCGTGGTCGTCATCGTCTACAACGACGCAGAGCGTCTGCCGACAGCCGTCCAGTCGGTGCTGGACCAGACCCTGCACGGGGTCGAGGTCGTCATCGTCGACGACTGCAGCAAGGACCGGTCGTACGAGGTGGCGCAATCCCTCGAAGCGGCGCACCCGGGCCGGGTGCGCGCGTTCCGGCTGCCGGAGAACAGCGGCGGCTGCGGTGCGCCCCGCAATCACGGCATCCGGCAGGCCACCGGCACCTACGTCATGTTCCTGGACAGTGACGACGTGCTGGAGCGCAACGCCTGCCGGAACATGCTGGACGCCGCCGAGCGGACCGGCTCCGACCTCGTGTCGGGCATGTGCGTCCGGGTCCACCTCGACAACCGGTGGGGCAAGACCACCGAGTGGTACCCGTGGATCTACGCCCGCACCCGGACCCTGGAATCCATCACCGAGTACCCGGACCTGCTGGTCTACGACACCCTCTCCACGAACAAGTGCTACCGGCGCGCGTTCCTGCTGGAGCAGGGGCTGGAGTTCCCGGTCGGCATCCACTACGAGGACCTGCTGTTCTCGGCACAGGCGTATGTCGCGGCCCGCCGGATCACCCTGATCCCGAACCACGTCTACTTCTGGAACGTGGTCGAGAACACCGCAGCCAAGTCGATCAGCAACCGGCGGCACGAGATCGCGAACTTCGTCCACCGGATGGAGATCCACCGCCGGGTCGACGAGCTGCTCGCCGCCCACGGGCACGACGAGATCAAGTCGGCCAAGGACGCCAAGTTCCTCAAGCACGACCTGGTGCTGCACCTGCGCGACCTGCACCTGGTGGACGACGACTACCGGCAGGAGTTCGCCCGGCTGGCCAACGGCTACCTGGCGGGCATCGACCCCGCCGCGTACGACCAGGTCAACCACCTCCAGGCGATCTGCGCCTACCTGCTCGGCAAGGAGGACTGGGAGAACCTGGTCCCGGCCGCCGAGTCGATGACCAACAAGGGCCGGCTCACCTCCCCGCTCGCGGAGCGGGACGGGCGCATCTACTGGTGCGCGCAGCACATCGACGACCCGTCGGACACCGAGGCCCGCCGGATACTGGACGTCACCGAGCAGGGCTTCCACACCGCCCCGCTCGGCTCGCTCGCGCTGGGCAACCGGCTGACCTCGTACCAGGACGACGGGCGCGGCACGGTCACCCTGTCCGGCGCGATGGTGAACCCGCTGCGGCGGATCGCCGAGGACGCGCCGCTGAAGGCGGACCTGGAGTTCCGGGCCCGCCGCCAGATCGGCGTGAAGTCGTTCAGCTTCCCGGTGGAAACGATCAGGCACGCCGGTGACACGATCGAGTGGACCGTCCGGGCCGACATCGGCAAGACCGTCCGGCCGCTCGGCATCATCGACGCGGTGTGGGACGTCCGTCTGAAGCTGACGGCCGGCGGCGACCGGGTCTCCACCCGGGTGGCGGTCGGCGGGGTCGACCTGGAAGAGGCGGCTGCGCTGCGGGTCCGCCCCCGGCTGACCCGGCTGGTCTCCGACCGCTTCGAGCCGGAGATCACCAAGAAGGGCAACCTCTCCTATGTGCTCACCGCCGAGGGCGCGGCGGCCGTGCGCACCCAGGCACTGATCAACAACGCGATGCACGGCAAGGCCGCCGGCGTGGTCAAGCGGAGCCTGAAGAAGGCCCTGAAGACCAAGCGGAACATCGGCTCGGGCGAGCAGAAGGTGAAGGCCTATCACGAGGTCTTCTCCAAGCTGCCCATCAAGAAGGGCCTGGTGGTCTTCGAGAGCCACATGGGCAAGCAGTACAGCGACAGTCCCAAGGCGATCTACGAGGAAATGGTCCGCCAGGGCGTCGACTTCCAGGCCGTCTGGGCGTACGCGGGCGCCAAGCCCACCGGCTTCCCCAAGGAGGCCACCCTGGTCAAGCGGTGGAGCTGGCAGTACCTGCGGGCGCTGGCCCAGGCCGAGTTCTGGATCGACAACCAGGGCTTCCCGCTGGCGCTGGCCAAGCGGCCGGGGACCACGTACATCCAGACCTGGCACGGCTCCGCGCTCAAGCGGATGGGCTTCCACGAGCCGCGCACCAAGGCCCTCGGCCAGGACGGGCAGGCCAAGTTCCAGAAGGCCGTGGACCGCTTCGACCACTTCCTGATCCGCTCCGAGCACGACCGGCGCACCCTCGCCAAGGGCTTCCGGCTCCGCGAGGAGGTGCTGCTGCCCACCGGATATCCGCGCAACGACGCCCTGGTGGCGGCCTACCGCGAGGAGGCGGACAGCGGCGAGCGGGTCCGCGGACCGCTCGCGGCCGAGCTGGGCATCGCCCCGGAGAAGAAGGTGCTGCTGTACGCGCCGACCTTCCGGGCGGCGGTGGACGGTTCGGTGGAGGGCTTCGAGTTCCCCTTCGACGTGGAGGAGTTCGCCGAGCGGCTGGGTGACCGTTTCACCCTGCTGGTGCGCACCCACTACCTCAACAGCGTCTCGCTGCCGCCCTCGGTGGCGGGCCGGGTGATCGACGTGTCCAAGCACCACGACATCACCCCGCTGCTGGCCCTGGCCGACGGTCTGATCACCGACTACTCGTCCGTGATGTTCGACTACGCGGTCCTGGACCGGCCGATGCTGTTCTTCGCCTACGACTACGAGGCGTACGCCGGCGACATCCGCGGCACCTACTTCGACCTCAAGGAGAAGGCGCCCGGCCCGGTCGTGGCCACGGCGGACGAACTCCTCCAGGCGATCGCCGTGTTCGAGGAGGCCGACGCCAAGTACGCCGAGGCGCGGCAGCGCTTCCTCGCCGAGTTCGGCGAGCACGACCGCGGGACCGCGGCTGCACAGATCGTCGAGAAGTTCTTCCAGGGGAGCGGCAAGTGA
- the nadD gene encoding nicotinate-nucleotide adenylyltransferase, with translation MGEQEMPTGPVKRRLGVMGGTFDPIHHGHLVAASEVAALFHLDEVIFVPTGEPWQKSQRAVSPAEDRYLMTVIATASNPQFSVSRIDIDRGGPTYTIDTLRDLRRLNDDADLFFITGADALAQILTWRNAEELFALAHFIGVTRPGHLLTDDGLPEGGVSLVEVPALAISSTDCRMRVAQGDPVWYLVPDGVVRYIDKRELYRGA, from the coding sequence ATGGGAGAGCAGGAGATGCCTACCGGCCCGGTCAAGCGCCGGCTCGGCGTGATGGGCGGAACATTCGACCCGATCCACCACGGACACCTGGTGGCCGCGAGCGAGGTCGCCGCCCTTTTCCACCTCGATGAGGTGATCTTCGTACCCACGGGCGAGCCGTGGCAGAAGTCCCAGCGCGCGGTTTCCCCCGCCGAGGACCGCTATCTGATGACGGTCATCGCGACCGCATCCAACCCGCAGTTCTCGGTGAGCCGCATCGACATCGACCGCGGCGGCCCCACCTACACCATCGACACCCTGCGTGACCTGCGGCGTCTCAATGACGACGCGGACCTGTTCTTCATCACGGGGGCCGACGCCCTGGCGCAGATCCTCACCTGGCGCAATGCCGAGGAGCTGTTCGCGCTGGCCCACTTCATCGGCGTCACCCGGCCCGGCCACCTGCTCACCGACGACGGCCTGCCCGAGGGCGGGGTGTCCCTGGTGGAGGTTCCGGCGCTGGCGATCTCCTCCACCGACTGCCGCATGCGCGTGGCCCAGGGGGATCCGGTCTGGTACCTGGTGCCGGACGGTGTGGTGCGGTACATCGACAAGCGAGAGCTGTACCGCGGAGCCTGA
- a CDS encoding M48 family metallopeptidase: MTDTGFEKVPARDRRRFPDISSRAYEHPADRSALVALRKLSGFDTVFKALSGLLPERSLRLLFLSDTVRVGDTQFPHLYAMLRDACYILDLEKVPQMFVQQDPKPNAMCIGLDEPIIVVTTGLVELLDEEEMRAVVGHEVGHALSGHSVYRTILLFLTNLALKVAWIPLGNVAITAIVTALREWFRKSELSADRAGLLVGQDLQASMRGLMKIAGGNHLHEMNVDAFLAQAEEYEAGGDLRDSVLKILNMLPRTHPFSTVRAAELKKWAESRDFQRLMDGHYPRREEDKDTSVTDSFRQSASHYADSVRTSKDPLMKLVGDLAGGAGDLAGSLRDRFTGGGSGGASGSRPGSGSGSGSGDGGKDG; encoded by the coding sequence ATGACTGACACGGGATTCGAGAAGGTGCCGGCGCGAGACCGCAGGAGGTTCCCGGACATCTCCTCGCGGGCGTACGAGCACCCGGCGGACCGGTCGGCGCTGGTGGCGCTGCGCAAGCTCAGCGGCTTCGACACCGTGTTCAAGGCATTGAGCGGGCTGCTGCCGGAGCGCAGCCTGCGGCTGCTCTTCCTGTCCGACACGGTGCGGGTCGGCGACACCCAGTTCCCGCACCTGTACGCGATGCTGCGGGACGCCTGTTACATCCTGGACCTGGAGAAGGTCCCGCAGATGTTCGTGCAGCAGGACCCGAAGCCGAATGCCATGTGCATCGGCCTGGACGAGCCGATCATCGTGGTGACCACCGGTCTGGTCGAGCTGCTCGACGAGGAGGAGATGCGGGCGGTCGTGGGCCACGAGGTGGGCCACGCGCTGTCGGGTCACTCGGTGTACCGGACGATCCTCCTCTTTCTGACGAACCTGGCGCTGAAGGTCGCCTGGATCCCGCTGGGCAATGTGGCGATCACGGCGATCGTCACGGCGCTGCGCGAATGGTTCCGCAAGTCCGAGCTGTCGGCGGACCGGGCCGGTCTGCTGGTGGGCCAGGACCTCCAGGCCTCGATGCGCGGGCTGATGAAGATCGCCGGCGGCAACCACCTGCACGAGATGAACGTGGACGCGTTCCTCGCCCAGGCCGAGGAGTACGAGGCGGGCGGCGATCTGCGCGACTCGGTGCTGAAGATCCTCAACATGCTGCCGCGGACGCACCCCTTCAGCACGGTCCGGGCGGCCGAGCTGAAGAAGTGGGCGGAGAGCCGGGACTTCCAGCGGCTCATGGACGGCCACTACCCGCGCCGCGAGGAGGACAAGGACACCTCGGTGACGGACTCCTTCCGGCAGTCCGCCTCGCACTACGCGGACTCGGTGCGCACCAGCAAGGACCCGCTGATGAAGCTGGTCGGCGACCTGGCGGGCGGGGCGGGCGACCTGGCGGGCTCGCTGCGCGACCGGTTCACCGGCGGCGGTTCGGGCGGCGCTTCCGGCTCCCGCCCGGGTTCGGGGTCGGGCTCCGGCTCCGGTGACGGCGGCAAGGACGGGTAG
- a CDS encoding glutamate-5-semialdehyde dehydrogenase — MTSLNDAAAAATSPVIATAQAARTAAAAIAPLPRSAKDTALLAIADALEARTAEIVEANAQDIAKARAAGTSETVIDRLTLTPDRVSAIAADVRDVAALPDPVGEVVRGSTLPNGIDLRQIRVPLGVVGIIYEARPNVTVDAAALCLKSGNAVLLRGSSSAYASNTALVAILRDAVQSTGIPADAIQLVPGESRDSVRELMRARGLVDVLIPRGGASLIKTVVEESTVPVIETGTGNCHVYVDAQADLDMAVQILVNSKAQRPSVCNAAETLLVHRDIAAAFLPLALDALADAGVTVHGDAAVLAAAEDSKVTALPATDEDWAAEYLSYDIAAAVVGSLDEAVAHIRRWTSGHTEAIVTTSQAAARRFTQLVDSTTVAVNASTRFTDGGQFGFGAEIGISTQKLHARGPMGLPELTSTKYIVTGDGHVR, encoded by the coding sequence ATGACCTCGCTGAACGACGCCGCCGCAGCCGCCACGTCCCCCGTGATCGCCACCGCGCAAGCCGCCCGCACCGCCGCCGCGGCCATCGCCCCGCTCCCGCGGTCCGCCAAGGACACCGCCCTGCTGGCCATCGCGGACGCGCTGGAGGCCCGTACCGCCGAGATCGTCGAGGCCAACGCCCAGGACATCGCCAAGGCCCGCGCCGCCGGCACCAGCGAGACCGTCATCGACCGGCTCACCCTCACCCCCGACCGGGTGAGCGCCATCGCCGCCGACGTCCGGGACGTCGCCGCCCTGCCCGACCCGGTCGGCGAGGTCGTCCGCGGGTCCACCCTCCCCAACGGCATCGACCTCCGCCAGATCCGCGTCCCGCTCGGCGTCGTCGGCATCATCTACGAGGCCCGCCCCAACGTCACCGTCGACGCCGCCGCCCTCTGCCTGAAGTCCGGCAACGCCGTCCTCCTGCGCGGCAGCTCCTCCGCCTACGCCTCCAACACCGCCCTCGTCGCCATCCTGCGCGACGCGGTCCAGAGCACCGGCATCCCCGCCGATGCCATCCAGCTCGTCCCCGGCGAGAGCCGCGACTCCGTCCGCGAACTGATGCGCGCCCGCGGCCTGGTCGACGTGCTCATCCCGCGCGGCGGCGCCTCCCTCATCAAGACCGTGGTGGAGGAGTCCACCGTCCCGGTCATCGAGACCGGCACCGGAAACTGCCATGTGTACGTCGACGCCCAGGCCGACCTCGACATGGCCGTGCAGATCCTCGTCAACTCCAAGGCCCAGCGGCCCTCGGTCTGCAACGCCGCCGAGACCCTTCTGGTCCACCGGGACATCGCCGCCGCCTTCCTGCCGCTCGCCCTCGACGCCCTCGCGGACGCCGGGGTGACCGTCCACGGCGACGCCGCCGTCCTCGCCGCCGCCGAGGACAGCAAGGTCACGGCGCTGCCCGCCACCGACGAGGACTGGGCCGCCGAGTACCTGTCCTACGACATCGCCGCCGCCGTGGTCGGCTCCCTCGACGAGGCCGTCGCCCACATCCGCCGCTGGACCTCCGGCCACACCGAGGCCATCGTCACCACCTCGCAGGCCGCCGCCCGCCGCTTCACCCAGCTGGTCGACTCCACCACCGTCGCCGTGAACGCCTCCACCCGGTTCACCGACGGTGGCCAGTTCGGCTTCGGCGCGGAGATCGGGATCTCCACCCAGAAGCTGCACGCCCGCGGCCCGATGGGCCTTCCCGAGCTCACCTCGACCAAGTACATCGTCACCGGCGACGGTCACGTACGGTAG
- a CDS encoding glycosyltransferase family 2 protein, whose amino-acid sequence MTKLSVVVPCYNEEAVIDSFDLEIRKVLDSLPVEYEVCYVDDGSRDGTLSKLRKLAEVNPEQTRYVSFSRNFGKEAGMLAGLREATGDAVVIMDADLQHPPELIGKMLDLYGLGHDQIIARRNREGDKKVRSALSSLYYRAVNRWVDVELTDGVGDFRMLSRPAVDALLSLQEYNRFSKGLFSWIGFDTITFDYQNAQREAGETKWKFGSLLNYAMDGLISFNNRPLRLAIWMGAALTAVGALYTLWIIIQALTTGVTTPGYVTLVAIIVGLGGVQMSMLGLIGEYIGRIYYETKRRPHFLVKESHGVDVDAK is encoded by the coding sequence ATGACGAAGCTGTCCGTAGTCGTTCCTTGCTACAACGAAGAAGCGGTCATCGACAGCTTCGACCTCGAGATCCGCAAGGTTCTGGACTCCCTCCCCGTCGAGTACGAGGTCTGTTACGTCGACGACGGCAGCCGCGACGGCACGCTGTCGAAGCTCCGCAAGCTCGCCGAGGTGAATCCGGAGCAGACCCGGTACGTCTCCTTCAGCCGAAACTTCGGCAAGGAGGCCGGCATGCTCGCCGGCCTGCGCGAGGCCACCGGCGACGCCGTGGTGATCATGGATGCCGACCTCCAGCACCCGCCGGAGCTGATCGGCAAGATGCTGGACCTCTACGGTCTCGGCCACGACCAGATCATCGCCCGGCGCAACCGCGAGGGCGACAAGAAGGTCCGCTCCGCCCTGAGCAGCCTGTACTACCGCGCGGTCAACCGGTGGGTCGACGTCGAGCTCACCGACGGCGTCGGCGACTTCCGGATGCTCTCCCGCCCGGCGGTGGACGCCCTGCTCTCGCTCCAGGAGTACAACCGGTTCTCCAAGGGCCTGTTCTCCTGGATCGGTTTCGACACGATCACGTTCGACTACCAGAACGCGCAGCGCGAGGCCGGCGAGACCAAGTGGAAGTTCGGCTCCCTGCTGAACTACGCCATGGACGGGCTGATCTCCTTCAACAACCGTCCGCTGCGGCTGGCGATCTGGATGGGCGCGGCGCTGACCGCCGTCGGCGCCCTCTACACCCTGTGGATCATCATCCAGGCGCTCACCACCGGAGTCACCACCCCCGGTTACGTCACCCTGGTGGCGATCATCGTCGGCCTGGGCGGCGTCCAGATGAGCATGCTCGGCCTGATCGGCGAGTACATCGGCCGCATCTACTACGAGACCAAGCGCCGCCCGCACTTCCTGGTGAAGGAATCGCACGGCGTCGACGTGGACGCCAAGTGA
- a CDS encoding GtrA family protein, with amino-acid sequence MSSSKDQLGQVVRFGLVGGVNTGTFFGIYLLLHPWMPYFAAYTLAFVLSMIGSFFMNTYFTYRTRPTWKKFLLFPLTNVTNYVIQSVGLYALVTWAGLNTKIAPLVAAVVAIPFTFLLSRKILVPGARADAPEKEQDRSTSTV; translated from the coding sequence GTGAGCTCCTCGAAGGACCAGCTCGGCCAGGTCGTCCGCTTCGGCCTGGTCGGGGGCGTCAACACCGGCACCTTCTTCGGCATCTACCTGCTCCTGCACCCGTGGATGCCGTACTTCGCCGCGTACACCCTCGCCTTCGTGCTGTCGATGATCGGGTCGTTCTTCATGAACACCTACTTCACCTACCGCACCCGGCCCACCTGGAAGAAGTTCCTGCTCTTCCCGCTGACCAACGTCACCAACTACGTCATCCAGTCGGTGGGCCTGTACGCCCTGGTGACCTGGGCCGGCCTGAACACCAAGATCGCCCCGCTGGTCGCCGCGGTGGTCGCGATCCCGTTCACCTTCCTGCTCTCCCGCAAGATCCTGGTCCCCGGAGCCCGCGCCGACGCCCCGGAGAAGGAGCAGGACCGCAGTACGTCCACGGTCTGA
- the proB gene encoding glutamate 5-kinase encodes MAGARQHVVDARRIVVKVGSSSLTTAAGGLDADRVDALVDVLAKARSGGEKEIVLVSSGAIAAGLAPLGLRRRPKDLARQQAAASVGQGLLVARYTASFARYGVRVGQVLLTTDDTSRRAHYRNAYRTLDQLLEMGALPVVNENDTVATDEIRFGDNDRLAALVAHLVRADLLVLLSDVDGLYDGDPSQPGTTRIEEVRGPEDIAHVSIGSAGKAGVGTGGMVTKVEAARIAAAAGIPVVLTSASQAADALSGRTTGTLFHPTGRRSADRLLWLQHASTPQGHLVLDEGAVRAVTERGGSLLPAGIAAVEGDFSAGDPVELRSADGRPIARGLVNFDAKELPQLLGRSTRELARELGPEYEREVVHRDDLVLLQG; translated from the coding sequence GTGGCAGGGGCAAGGCAGCACGTGGTGGATGCCCGCAGGATCGTGGTCAAGGTCGGCTCCTCCTCCCTGACCACCGCCGCCGGCGGCCTGGACGCCGACCGCGTGGACGCGCTGGTGGACGTCCTGGCCAAGGCGCGCAGCGGCGGCGAGAAGGAGATCGTGCTGGTCTCCTCCGGCGCCATCGCCGCCGGGCTCGCCCCGCTCGGCCTGCGCCGCCGCCCCAAGGACCTGGCCCGCCAGCAGGCCGCGGCCAGCGTGGGCCAGGGCCTGCTGGTCGCCCGCTACACCGCCTCCTTCGCCCGGTACGGCGTACGCGTCGGCCAGGTGCTGCTGACCACCGACGACACCAGCCGCCGCGCCCACTACCGCAATGCCTACCGCACCCTGGACCAGCTCCTGGAGATGGGCGCCCTCCCGGTCGTCAACGAGAACGACACCGTCGCCACGGACGAGATCCGCTTCGGCGACAACGACCGGCTCGCCGCCCTCGTCGCCCACCTGGTCCGCGCCGATCTCCTGGTCCTCCTCTCGGACGTGGACGGCCTCTACGACGGCGACCCCTCCCAGCCCGGCACCACCCGGATCGAGGAGGTCCGCGGCCCCGAGGACATCGCCCATGTCTCCATCGGCAGCGCCGGCAAGGCCGGGGTCGGCACCGGCGGCATGGTCACCAAGGTCGAGGCCGCCCGGATCGCCGCCGCCGCGGGCATCCCGGTCGTCCTGACCTCCGCCAGTCAGGCCGCCGACGCCCTCTCCGGCCGTACCACCGGAACCCTTTTCCACCCCACCGGGCGCCGCTCCGCCGACCGCCTGCTGTGGCTCCAGCACGCCTCCACCCCCCAGGGTCACCTGGTCCTCGATGAGGGCGCGGTCCGTGCGGTCACCGAACGCGGCGGCTCCCTGCTGCCCGCGGGCATCGCCGCGGTCGAGGGCGATTTCTCCGCCGGGGACCCGGTGGAGCTCCGGTCCGCCGACGGCCGGCCGATCGCCCGAGGCCTGGTCAACTTCGACGCGAAGGAGCTTCCGCAGCTGCTCGGACGCTCCACTCGAGAGCTGGCACGGGAACTCGGACCCGAGTACGAACGCGAGGTCGTCCACCGGGACGATCTGGTTCTGCTGCAGGGCTGA
- the rsfS gene encoding ribosome silencing factor translates to MTATDRSIELITTAAQAAADRLAHDIIAYDVSDVLSITDAFLLASAPNDRQVKSIVDEIEERLLKELGAKPVRREGDRDARWILLDYVDIVVHVQHSEERVFYALERLWKDCPEIELPEDAKLTKGKAEEHAKLRAAQGDDDLDGDLF, encoded by the coding sequence GTGACCGCCACGGACCGCTCCATCGAGCTCATCACCACCGCCGCCCAGGCGGCGGCCGACCGGCTCGCGCACGACATCATCGCGTACGACGTCAGCGACGTGCTGTCGATCACCGACGCCTTCCTGCTCGCCTCGGCGCCCAACGACCGCCAGGTCAAGTCGATCGTCGACGAGATCGAGGAGCGCCTGCTCAAGGAGCTCGGCGCCAAGCCGGTGCGCCGGGAGGGCGACCGCGACGCCCGCTGGATCCTGCTCGACTACGTCGACATCGTCGTCCACGTGCAGCACAGCGAGGAGCGCGTTTTCTACGCCCTGGAGCGGCTGTGGAAGGACTGCCCCGAGATCGAGCTGCCCGAGGACGCCAAGCTGACCAAGGGCAAGGCCGAGGAGCACGCCAAGCTGCGCGCGGCGCAGGGCGATGACGACCTGGACGGTGATCTGTTCTGA